The following proteins are co-located in the Vicia villosa cultivar HV-30 ecotype Madison, WI unplaced genomic scaffold, Vvil1.0 ctg.003806F_1_1, whole genome shotgun sequence genome:
- the LOC131641527 gene encoding MOB kinase activator-like 1A — MSLFGLGSRNQKTFRPKKSAPTGSKGAQLQKHIDATLGSGNLREAVKLPPGEDINEWLAVNTVDFFNQVNIMFGTLTEFCTPSNCPTMTAGPKYEYRWADGVTIKKPIEVSAPKYVEYLMDWIESQLDDETIFPQRLGAPFPPNFRDVVKTIFKRLFRVYAHIYHSHFQKIVSLKEEAHLNTCFKHFVLFTWEFRLIEKAELAPLEDLVDSIIQ, encoded by the exons ATGAGTCTCTTCGGTCTTGGAAGCag AAACCAAAAAACATTTCGTCCAAAAAAGAGCGCTCCCACTGGAAGTAAG GGTGCTCAACTTCAAAAACACATTGATGCTACATTGGGTAGTGGGAACCTGAGGGAAGCTGTTAAACTCCCTCCTGGTGAAGATATCAATGAGTGGCTAGCTGTAAACA CTGTGGACTTCTTTAATCAAGTGAATATCATGTTTGGTACGTTGACTGAATTCTGCACGCCGAGTAACTGTCCTACAATGACTGCAGGACCAAA GTACGAGTATCGATGGGCTGACGGCGTTACTATCAAAAAACCAATAGAGGTATCTGCTCCAAAGTATGTCGAGTATTTGATGGATTGGATTGAATCTCAACTAGATGATGAAACAATATTCCCTCAAAGATTAG GGGCTCCTTTTCCACCCAATTTCAGAGATGTTGTTAAGACAATATTTAAGCGATTATTCCGCGTATATGCTCATATTTATCACTCACATTTTCAGAAGATTGTTAGTTTGAAGGAAGAAGCTCACTTGAATACTTGCTTCAAgcattttgttttatttacttGG GAATTCCGGTTGATCGAAAAAGCGGAGCTAGCGCCTCTTGAGGACCTTGTTGATTCTATTATACAATGA